GGCAATGGATTCGCCATCCAAAAGGCGTCTTAGAAGACGGCCGCAAAGTCGATGTCAGTTTGTTCCACGAAGTCATCGACCAAGAAGATGCTTCGATCAAAAGAGCCGTCGGTGAACAGCGCTATAATACCGGACACTACGCGGAAGCCCGCGAGTTGTTTACAAGTCTCACGTTGCAAAGTGATTTTGCTGAATTCTTGACGCTGCCAGGGTATGAAAAACTAAACTAATAACTGGAGGAGATCACTATGAAAAACATGCAAACATTTGAGACGCGTACACGTAAGGAATGCCGGGAATGCGGTTGTGAAATCAAGGAACGCCGCGAGTCGATTATCTACGAATGCGAACGCTGCATCGGAAACAAAGACGAATAGAGAAAAGGGAGATCCAAAATCGGATCTCCCTTTTTTATCAACTATTCTTGGTTTGACGCTTCGATGCGGTAGCTTTCATCAGCTTCGATGGCGTTGAAGATATTGATATAACGCAAGCCTTGCTGCGCCGGTTCTTCTGGAGCTTCCTCTTCGTCGAGGACTTCCTTGAGCGGCTGTTTGACCGGTTCTTCAACAGTCGAATCGTAGTCTTCCATTAAACTTTGGAGTTCACCGTAAGAGTCGATCCCTCTCGATTTTTTCACTTCTTCAAATAGGCGGTCCGATTCGTCTTGTGTCAATTCTACGTAACCGACCGTGATTCGTTGTTTTGCCATGACTACCCCTCCAACTTCGTTGTTTCCTTTCCATACCCTTGTCAAGAAAACCATTAAACATGCTTGGTGAAGGTTGGGGATTTCCGCTATGATGGAAACAGCAGGAAAATAGAGTGGAGGGATTTTATGCGCGTCGCCATATTTGATTTCGATGGCACTTTATATTCAAAAGAAACGTTTCAGTTAATGATGAACCACCTAAAAAACCATCCCGTCCATAACCGACGGTATCGTAAATTTTATCGAGCGATCATGCCACCGTATATTGGACATAAACTGAAAATCTACCCGGAAGCAAAAATGCGGGCACGTTCTGTCCAGGCATACCTTGCAGCACTCGAGACTTTTTCAAAACAAGAGCTGGAAGAATACTTTGGGGAAATCGCTAATCTCATGCACGATGATTTCAATCAGGAAGTTATCGAGCGTCTGAAGCAGCACGTCTCAAACGAAGATTATTGCATGCTGGTGTCCGGTGCGTTTACTCCGCTCTTGCACGCAGTGACCAAAGAGCTGCCCATCGAAAAAATCATCGGTACGGAAGTGCCCTATGAGGCCAATGTTCTGGCGCACAAGACAGCCGTTATCCATATCCAAGGTTCACTTAAAACCGAGAAAATTTTAGAAGCGCTTGGCGACCAAGCCATCGATTGGAAAAATAGCTTTGCTTATGGCGACAGCTTGTCAGACGTCCCTGTTCTCGAACTGGTTGGCAATCCGGTCGCTGTGCGGCCAGAAGCACGTCTCCGCACACTCGCCACTGAAC
This is a stretch of genomic DNA from Planococcus maritimus. It encodes these proteins:
- a CDS encoding HAD family hydrolase; translated protein: MRVAIFDFDGTLYSKETFQLMMNHLKNHPVHNRRYRKFYRAIMPPYIGHKLKIYPEAKMRARSVQAYLAALETFSKQELEEYFGEIANLMHDDFNQEVIERLKQHVSNEDYCMLVSGAFTPLLHAVTKELPIEKIIGTEVPYEANVLAHKTAVIHIQGSLKTEKILEALGDQAIDWKNSFAYGDSLSDVPVLELVGNPVAVRPEARLRTLATERNWEII
- a CDS encoding YhfH family protein; translated protein: MKNMQTFETRTRKECRECGCEIKERRESIIYECERCIGNKDE